A genome region from Tursiops truncatus isolate mTurTru1 chromosome 15, mTurTru1.mat.Y, whole genome shotgun sequence includes the following:
- the ARHGDIG gene encoding rho GDP-dissociation inhibitor 3 — protein MLGLDACELGAQLLELLRLALCARVLLTDKEKGQLPPDEVLDEAVPEYRAPGRKSLLEIQQLDPDDESLVNYKRALLGPEPPAVDPSLPNVQVTSLTLMSEQAPGPITMDLTGELAALKNRVFVLKEGVDYKVKITFKVNKEIVSGLKCLHHTYRQGLRVDKAVYMVGSYGPSAQEYEFVTPLEEAPRGVLVRGAYVVTSFFTDDDRTPHLSWEWGLHICQDWES, from the exons ATGCTGGGCCTGGACGCGTGCGAGCTGGGGGCGCAGCTGCTGGAGCTGCTCCGGCTGGCGCTGTGCGCCCGAG TCCTTCTGACGGACAAGGAGAAGGGGCAGCTGCCGCCAGATGAGGTGCTGGATGAGGCCGTGCCAGAGTACCGGGCCCCGGGGAGGAAAAGCCTCCTGGAGATCCAGCAGCTGGACCCGGACGACGAGAGCCTGGTTAATTACAAGCGGGCGTTGCTGGGGCCTGAGCCGCCTGCCGTGG ACCCAAGCCTGCCCAACGTGCAGGTGACCAGCCTGACACTGATGTCTGAGCAGGCCCCAGGGCCCATCACCATGGACCTCACAG GGGAGTTGGCTGCGCTGAAAAACCGGGTGTTTGTCCTGAAGGAGGGTGTTGATTACAAAGTGAAGATTACCTTCAAG GTCAATAAGGAGATCGTCAGTGGCCTCAAGTGTCTGCATCACACCTACCGCCAGGGCCTGCGAG TGGACAAAGCCGTCTACATGGTGGGCAGCTATGGCCCGAGCGCCCAGGAGTACGAGTTTGTGACTCCGTTAGAGGAAGCGCCCCGGGGCGTGCTGGTGCGGGGTGCCTACGTGGTCACGTCCTTCTTCACCGATGACGACAGGACCCCCCACCTGTCCTGGGAGTGGGGCCTCCACATCTGCCAGGACTGGGAGAGCTGA
- the PDIA2 gene encoding protein disulfide-isomerase A2, giving the protein MSPPQAWHCALNSPIKRCSVLVPSVSPVCLPAPGVGGASQPYLPCNQACVPRGGSCLAPHPLICPCPVGPGTAMDGQLLPVLLLLLGASGLWGQGPGPEGPLEEPPEEEPPEEEPPEEDGILVLSRQTLGLALREHPALLVEFYAPWCGHCKALAPEYSKAAALLAAESAKVRLAKVDGPAEPELAEEFAVTKYPTLKFFLDGNHTHPEEYTGPWEAEGIAEWLRRRVGPSATRLEDEEGAQALIDARDVVVIGFFQDLQDKDVATFLALAQDALDMSFGLTNQPQLFQKFGLTKDTVVLFKKYDEGRADFPVDEELGLDQGDLSRFLLTHSMHLVTEFNSQTSRKIFAAGILNHLLLFVNQTLAPHRELLAGFREAAPSFRGQVLFVVVDVGASNDHVLQYFGLKAEEAPTLRFINIETTKKYMPADRGPVTATSVAAFCHAVLGGEVKPYRLSQEVPPDWDQRPVKTLVGKNFEQVAFDETKNVFIKFYAPWCTHCKEMAPAWEALAEKYRDHEDIVIAELDATANELEALPVHSFPTLKYFPAGPGRKVIEYKGTRDLETFSKFLDSGGELPAEEPTEVPGAPFPVGVSVPRLQVSGGVLWMRDCDMGWAGLRVQLPAGSL; this is encoded by the exons atgtcccctccccaggcctggcacTGTGCCCTGAACAGTCCTATTAAACGTTGCTCTGTCTTGGTGCCCTCGGTGTCGCCTGTCTGCCTCCCcgcccccggggtggggggggcctcCCAGCCTTATCTTCCCTGCAACCAGGCTTGCGTGCCACGTGGCGGCAGCTGCTTggccccccacccccttatcTGCCCCTGCCCCGTGGGCCCCGGCACTGCCATGGACGGCCAGCTCCTGccagtgctgctgctgctgcttgggGCCTCAGGCCTGTGGGGACAGGGGCCAGGGCCCGAGGGTCCCTTGGAGGAGCCCCctgaggaggagcccccagaggaGGAGCCCCCGGAGGAGGATGGGATCTTGGTGCTGAGCCGGCAGACCCTTGGCCTGGCCTTGCGGGAGCACCCTGCCCTGCTGGTGGAGTTCT ACGCCCCGTGGTGTGGGCACTGCAAGGCACTGGCCCCTGAGTACAGCAAGGCGGCTGCCCTGCTGGCAGCAGAGTCGGCCAAAGTCAGGCTGGCCAAGGTGGACGGGCCCGCGGAGCCAGAGTTGGCCGAGGAGTTTGCGGTGACAAAGTACCCCACGCTCAAGTTCTTCCTTGACGGGAACCACACGCACCCGGAGGAGTACACTG GCCCCTGGGAGGCCGAGGGCATCGCTGAGTGGCTGAGGCGGCGGGTGGGGCCCAGTGCCACGAGGCTGGAGGATGAGGAGGGCGCTCAAGCGCTGATAGATGCCCGGGATGTGGTGGTCATTGGCTTCTTCCAG GACCTGCAGGACAAGGATGTGGCTACCTTCCTGGCCCTGGCCCAGGATGCCCTGGACATGAGCTTTGGCCTCACCAACCAGCCTCAGCTCTTTCAGAAGTTCGGCCTCACCAAGGACACCGTGGTCCTCTTCAAAAAG TATGACGAGGGGCGGGCAGACTTCCCAGTGGATGAGGAGCTGGGCCTGGACCAAGGGGATCTGTCACGCTTCCTCCTCACACACAGCATGCACCTGGTCACGGAGTTCAACAGCcag ACGTCCCGTAAGATCTTTGCAGCCGGGATCCTTAACCACTTGCTGCTGTTCGTCAACCAGACGCTGGCCCCCCACCGGGAGCTGCTGGCGGGCTTCCGGGAGGCAGCTCCCAGCTTCCGCGGGCAG GTGCTGTTTGTGGTGGTGGATGTGGGTGCCAGCAACGACCATGTGCTCCAGTACTTCGGCCTCAAGGCCGAGGAGGCCCCCACCCTACGCTTCATCAACATTGAGACCACCAAGAAGTACATGCCTGCGGACAGGGGGCCAGTCACCGCCACCTCGGTTGCAGCCTTCTGCCACGCAGTCCTGGGTGGGGAGGTCAAG CCTTATCGCTTGAGCCAGGAGGTCCCCCCCGACTGGGACCAGCGGCCAGTCAAGACCCTCGTGGGCAAGAATTTCGAGCAGGTGGCTTTTGATGAAACCAAGAACGTGTTTATCAAGTTCT ATGCCCCATGGTGCACCCACTGCAAAGAGATGGCCCCGGCCTGGGAGGCACTGGCTGAGAAGTACAGGGACCACGAGGACATCGTCATCGCCGAGCTGGATGCCACGGCCAATGAGCTGGAGGCCCTCCCTGTGCACAGCTTCCCCACCCTCAAGTACTTCCCGGCGGGGCCCGGTCGGAAG GTGATTGAATACAAAGGCACCAGGGACCTGGAGACCTTCTCCAAGTTTCTGGACAGCGGGGGTGAGCTGCCTGCAGAGGAGCCCACGGAGGTGCCCGGAGCCCCCTTCCCGGTGGGTGTCTCTGTCCCAAGGCTCCAGGTCTCTGGAGGAGTCCTCTGGATGCGTGACTGTGacatgggctgggctgggctgagggtGCAGCTTCCAGCTGGGTCTCTATGA